One stretch of Tenacibaculum sp. MAR_2010_89 DNA includes these proteins:
- a CDS encoding tetratricopeptide repeat protein, with amino-acid sequence MIKHLIFFLFLINFFSVIAQEADSSISLEDLLKEVTEAKSEEEKIKTLLDLAEFQYDRNFSASNEIIEEALKLIGNKADSVSLQQLAKAYIVKGVVYRRKAEYPIAIGYYLKAKSIYEKFNDLEHISDVLHNMGMVYRYQKKHKKAIQHYKQSIKIKGSLKDIHGIAAGYNMMGVSYRQTKRIDSAIICYQKAKKMFRSINSLDDIQRVNNNMVAVNLRQKKYEKALLLVKENIKYAKKYKKKYSLCIAYRNASNTYKKTKEYTKALIYIDSSLQIALKERFRELTAKAYLRKSFLQSKMENYKEAYNQYRIFNRHSDSIFNIENIKKVQELELSYRFNQEKREVELLAKEEASKKWLYFILFILTIVSTLIIGILLFRNYKGKERRLQIKLEKEQIQKELLDQKIKVNEDETKRLIADNTMRMEFKQELLNRLKKEILPVVPEEIKQKVNTLTSEIQMQIKTEGKLSDLQNRIIEVNKGFEAKLIELYPSLTKTEREICTLLRLNLSIKEIMVVRNSSLDAVKSTRYRIRKKLKLASKQELESYIQAI; translated from the coding sequence ATGATAAAACATCTTATTTTTTTTCTTTTTTTAATAAATTTTTTTAGTGTTATTGCTCAAGAAGCAGATAGTTCAATATCATTAGAAGATTTACTTAAGGAAGTAACAGAGGCTAAGTCTGAAGAAGAAAAAATAAAAACTTTACTTGATTTAGCAGAATTTCAATATGATAGAAATTTTAGTGCTTCAAACGAAATTATAGAAGAAGCACTAAAGCTAATAGGAAATAAGGCTGATAGCGTTAGTTTACAACAATTAGCAAAAGCTTATATAGTAAAAGGTGTTGTTTATAGAAGGAAAGCAGAATATCCTATAGCTATAGGGTACTATTTAAAAGCAAAAAGTATTTATGAAAAATTTAATGATTTAGAGCACATATCTGATGTTTTGCATAATATGGGAATGGTATACAGGTATCAAAAAAAACATAAAAAAGCAATTCAGCATTACAAACAATCAATTAAGATTAAAGGTTCCTTAAAAGATATTCATGGTATTGCTGCAGGGTATAATATGATGGGAGTATCATACAGGCAAACGAAACGTATTGATTCTGCTATAATTTGTTATCAAAAGGCAAAAAAAATGTTTAGATCTATTAATAGCTTAGATGATATTCAACGAGTAAATAATAACATGGTTGCTGTAAACTTACGTCAAAAAAAGTATGAAAAAGCCTTATTGTTGGTTAAAGAAAATATAAAGTATGCAAAAAAATATAAAAAGAAATATTCATTATGTATAGCTTATAGAAACGCCTCTAATACATACAAAAAAACTAAAGAATATACTAAAGCTTTAATTTATATTGATTCATCTTTACAAATAGCTTTGAAAGAAAGATTTAGAGAACTAACAGCAAAGGCTTACTTACGTAAAAGTTTTTTACAATCCAAAATGGAAAATTATAAGGAAGCATATAATCAATATAGAATTTTTAATCGTCATTCTGATTCTATATTTAATATAGAAAACATAAAAAAAGTTCAAGAATTAGAATTAAGCTATCGTTTTAATCAAGAAAAAAGAGAAGTAGAATTATTAGCCAAAGAAGAAGCATCAAAAAAATGGTTATATTTTATTTTATTCATACTTACAATAGTGAGTACTCTTATAATAGGGATATTACTTTTTAGAAATTATAAAGGAAAAGAACGCAGGTTACAGATTAAATTAGAAAAAGAGCAAATACAAAAAGAACTGTTAGATCAAAAAATTAAAGTTAATGAAGATGAAACAAAACGGTTAATAGCTGATAATACCATGAGAATGGAGTTTAAACAAGAGCTGTTAAATCGTTTGAAAAAAGAAATATTACCTGTTGTACCAGAAGAAATAAAACAAAAAGTAAATACATTAACTTCTGAAATACAAATGCAAATTAAAACTGAAGGTAAACTTTCTGATTTACAAAATAGAATCATTGAAGTAAATAAAGGTTTTGAAGCAAAACTTATTGAGCTATATCCAAGTTTAACAAAAACTGAAAGAGAGATATGTACTTTATTAAGATTGAATTTATCAATTAAAGAAATAATGGTAGTAAGAAATTCATCCTTAGATGCTGTAAAGTCAACTAGATACAGAATAAGAAAAAAATTGAAGTTAGCTTCTAAACAAGAGTTAGAAAGTTATATTCAAGCAATTTAA
- a CDS encoding cupin domain-containing protein, which produces MKKYSIAFYMFLAFIISCKSKENKKIKVIKLIETSKSWNGASLPKYPDGTPKVTILKITIPPKTELKKHMHPEINAGVLLKGELTVISETKDTLYLKAGDPIVELVNLWHYGKNEADIPAEIIVFYAGIKGTPITIIKEED; this is translated from the coding sequence ATGAAAAAATATAGTATTGCGTTTTATATGTTTTTGGCTTTTATTATTTCTTGTAAATCAAAAGAGAACAAAAAAATAAAAGTTATAAAATTAATTGAAACAAGTAAAAGTTGGAATGGGGCATCTTTACCAAAATATCCTGACGGAACACCTAAAGTAACAATATTAAAAATTACGATTCCACCAAAAACAGAATTAAAAAAACATATGCATCCAGAAATTAATGCAGGAGTTTTACTTAAAGGAGAATTAACAGTGATTAGCGAGACTAAGGATACTTTATACCTTAAGGCTGGTGATCCAATTGTTGAACTTGTAAATTTATGGCATTATGGAAAGAATGAAGCTGATATACCTGCTGAGATCATCGTTTTTTATGCAGGAATAAAAGGAACTCCAATCACAATAATAAAGGAGGAGGATTAA
- a CDS encoding T9SS type A sorting domain-containing protein, translating to MNKLIIYALAVVILLSCEKEKKNSVNIPKKHKKEKKEENPDKYAIWTEKQAARHQKILQKLSSKAKKTNYKKGRSYSYDESHLRGTWKNRGPKNMPGAFKFTEMLDDTDVIYGVSHNHYASEFNSKALIFKGTVYNPKTGKGGDDFKVLTANWPNRYQNLFAFKIDSITRLVAHIENGPLYYSDDDGTTWSQSNGLPDANTSSIINRQDDHTIYVTNGQLVFFSTDKGANFFLLKEFNTKENSFLYTPRYDLQANSEAIFLAHGGTFYKLNDKKTDFSKLGTYTTNHGSRLFSIGGDSRVLYITEDKNYWVSNDEGKTWVNKHPKGNYYGNRTVKMSPGKFFAAHPENPSISIAGYSQPIISLDKLNTNHSTTTGWGRYQNGTSLNTEDYYNRIRFNYHPDFQSSQFFYNSTGDLFSVRCSDGGIFISYKEWEDFPNEGTAFNNTGYKDAHYINLNVINTINPLIYRNNLFTGYSNPNHIYYSTQDQGSGSIINDDSKREDNKEVLDFYQSIGGDGPPINSHDGKYAWKWQRQGTKVYAPVKIYSNTGAFQSISKINRQFKDEYSVSFTKKTAMAYVQTYIDRTDSDKNMWVLSKDLNRVTWDGTSITSHTVDKGTNHVAALAQATLNPDKLYMLQDGKVFISEDRGTTFDTEITTPFSKTNEVIGRGDIGSGVVLPNDDNWILFCGPSTNNVGSILSKDGGQTWIDITGDFPSGIDAQTSGMVVTSGGEFVFAGTDIGPYVFDVAKEKWYSIAEGIGFFNATDVDYIPSINTVRFASWGSGILDFKIDTRSLSIDDNNVAFKTNFNVYPTPANEFITLQLKNSISSKLNIDFYNILGKKVLTKNDVTLINNEATINTSQLTPGIYIANILGDKNQKMSKKIIIQ from the coding sequence ATGAATAAACTAATTATCTATGCATTAGCAGTGGTAATCCTACTCTCTTGCGAAAAAGAAAAAAAAAATTCAGTAAACATTCCTAAAAAGCATAAGAAGGAAAAGAAAGAGGAAAACCCAGACAAGTATGCTATTTGGACAGAAAAACAAGCTGCTAGACATCAAAAAATACTTCAAAAGTTGTCTTCAAAAGCTAAAAAAACCAATTATAAAAAAGGCCGTTCCTATTCTTATGATGAAAGTCATTTAAGAGGTACTTGGAAAAACAGAGGTCCTAAAAACATGCCCGGAGCATTTAAATTTACTGAAATGCTTGATGATACAGATGTTATATATGGAGTAAGCCATAATCATTATGCTAGTGAATTTAATTCAAAGGCTTTGATTTTTAAAGGAACCGTTTACAACCCAAAAACGGGTAAAGGTGGAGATGACTTTAAAGTACTTACTGCAAATTGGCCAAACAGATATCAAAATTTATTTGCTTTTAAAATCGACTCAATCACAAGGTTAGTTGCCCATATTGAAAATGGTCCACTATATTACTCTGATGATGATGGAACTACATGGTCTCAATCAAATGGATTACCAGATGCTAATACTAGTTCTATTATCAACAGACAAGATGATCATACTATATATGTAACTAATGGTCAATTGGTATTTTTTTCTACTGATAAAGGAGCTAACTTCTTTTTACTTAAAGAATTTAATACTAAAGAAAATAGTTTTTTATATACTCCCAGATACGATCTACAAGCAAATTCTGAAGCTATCTTTTTAGCTCATGGAGGTACCTTTTATAAATTAAATGATAAAAAAACTGATTTTTCAAAATTAGGAACCTATACCACTAACCACGGAAGTAGGTTATTTAGTATTGGTGGAGATAGTAGAGTTCTTTATATTACGGAAGATAAAAACTATTGGGTGTCTAACGATGAAGGAAAAACCTGGGTTAACAAACACCCTAAAGGAAATTATTATGGTAATAGAACAGTAAAAATGTCACCTGGTAAATTCTTTGCAGCACATCCAGAAAATCCTAGCATTTCAATTGCTGGATACTCACAACCTATAATTTCTTTAGATAAATTAAACACAAACCATTCAACAACTACAGGTTGGGGTAGATATCAAAATGGTACGAGTTTAAATACTGAAGACTATTATAATAGAATTCGATTTAATTACCATCCAGATTTTCAATCTTCTCAATTTTTTTATAATAGTACAGGAGATTTATTTTCTGTAAGGTGCAGTGACGGCGGGATTTTTATATCCTACAAAGAATGGGAAGATTTCCCTAATGAAGGAACTGCTTTTAACAATACTGGATATAAGGATGCTCATTATATTAACTTAAATGTTATCAATACCATAAACCCATTAATATATAGAAATAATTTATTTACTGGATATAGTAACCCTAATCATATTTATTACAGTACTCAAGATCAAGGAAGTGGAAGTATTATAAATGATGATAGTAAAAGAGAAGATAATAAAGAGGTATTAGATTTTTATCAAAGTATTGGTGGTGATGGCCCTCCAATTAACAGTCATGATGGAAAATATGCTTGGAAATGGCAAAGACAAGGTACGAAAGTATATGCTCCTGTTAAAATATATAGTAACACTGGAGCTTTTCAATCAATAAGTAAAATAAATCGTCAGTTTAAAGATGAATACTCAGTTAGCTTTACAAAAAAAACTGCAATGGCCTACGTTCAAACATATATAGATCGTACAGATTCAGATAAAAATATGTGGGTATTATCAAAAGATTTAAATAGAGTAACATGGGATGGTACTTCAATTACCTCTCATACCGTTGATAAAGGTACTAATCATGTAGCAGCTTTAGCTCAGGCAACACTTAATCCAGATAAATTGTATATGCTTCAAGATGGTAAAGTATTTATTTCAGAAGATAGAGGAACCACTTTTGACACAGAAATAACTACACCTTTTTCTAAAACTAATGAAGTTATTGGAAGAGGTGATATAGGTAGCGGAGTTGTATTACCTAATGATGACAATTGGATTTTATTTTGTGGACCTAGTACAAATAATGTAGGCTCAATTTTATCAAAAGATGGAGGACAAACTTGGATTGACATTACAGGAGATTTCCCTAGTGGAATTGATGCACAAACTAGTGGAATGGTTGTTACTTCTGGTGGTGAATTTGTATTTGCAGGAACTGATATTGGTCCTTATGTTTTTGATGTAGCTAAAGAAAAATGGTACTCAATTGCAGAAGGAATTGGTTTTTTTAATGCAACAGATGTAGACTATATTCCGTCAATAAACACAGTTCGCTTTGCTTCTTGGGGCTCAGGGATATTAGATTTCAAAATAGATACTCGCTCGTTATCTATTGATGATAACAATGTTGCATTTAAAACTAATTTTAACGTATACCCTACTCCTGCAAATGAATTTATAACTTTACAATTAAAAAATTCTATAAGCTCAAAACTTAATATCGATTTTTATAACATTTTAGGTAAAAAAGTACTGACAAAAAATGATGTTACACTTATAAATAATGAAGCTACAATTAATACTTCACAACTTACTCCTGGTATATATATAGCTAATATTTTGGGAGATAAAAATCAAAAAATGAGTAAAAAGATAATAATTCAATAG
- a CDS encoding RNA methyltransferase, which translates to MIDEGLLAYLEGYITEKRKNTFHKVLSNRTRHFTVVLEDIFQPHNASAVVRSCDIFGIQDVYAIENKFTNKVSRHVAKGSQKWLNINRFKEDGDNTKVCLEELRTKGYQIIGTTPHTDSCVLSDFDVTKKSAFVFGAEKDGISDYIKEEADGFLKIPMVGFTESLNISVAAAITLQDITSRIRKTTIDWQLNDDEKQVLYFNWIKNTIKNPDKIIDHYYEKKNVL; encoded by the coding sequence ATGATTGATGAAGGATTATTAGCTTATTTAGAAGGATATATTACAGAAAAACGTAAAAATACTTTTCATAAAGTATTAAGTAATAGAACTCGCCATTTTACAGTAGTTTTAGAAGATATTTTTCAACCACATAATGCAAGTGCAGTAGTAAGGAGTTGTGATATTTTTGGTATTCAAGATGTGTATGCTATAGAAAATAAATTTACCAATAAAGTATCAAGGCATGTAGCTAAAGGTAGTCAGAAGTGGTTAAATATTAACCGTTTTAAAGAAGATGGAGATAATACAAAAGTATGCTTAGAGGAATTACGTACCAAAGGATATCAAATAATTGGAACGACTCCACATACAGACTCCTGTGTGTTGTCTGATTTTGATGTTACCAAAAAATCTGCTTTTGTATTTGGAGCTGAGAAAGACGGTATATCAGATTATATAAAAGAAGAAGCTGATGGTTTTTTAAAAATACCTATGGTTGGTTTCACTGAAAGTTTAAATATATCGGTAGCCGCTGCAATTACTTTACAAGATATAACATCTCGTATTCGTAAAACTACTATTGATTGGCAATTAAATGATGATGAAAAGCAAGTTTTATATTTTAATTGGATAAAAAATACTATTAAAAACCCAGATAAGATTATTGATCATTATTATGAAAAGAAAAACGTATTATAA
- a CDS encoding NAD-dependent deacylase, which produces MKNLVILSGAGISAESGINTFRDANGLWEGHDIYEVASPQGFAANPKLVLNFYNERRKQLTTVAPNKAHYNLTELEKYFNVNIITQNVDDLHERSGSSNILHLHGELLKARSTKNEHAIYNWSDDINLGDLCEYNSQLRPHIVWFGEDVPMLEKAIEITKKADILVIIGTSMQVYPAASLISYISINTPIYFIDPKPAVSKNDFNNLTIINEVASTGTEKLLRFLL; this is translated from the coding sequence ATGAAAAATTTAGTTATTTTATCTGGTGCTGGTATTAGTGCTGAGAGTGGTATTAATACCTTTAGAGATGCAAATGGTTTATGGGAAGGTCATGATATTTATGAAGTTGCTTCTCCTCAAGGTTTTGCTGCAAATCCTAAACTTGTTTTAAATTTTTATAATGAACGTAGGAAACAACTTACTACTGTCGCTCCTAATAAAGCGCATTATAATTTAACTGAATTAGAAAAATATTTTAATGTCAATATTATTACTCAAAATGTAGATGATTTACATGAAAGATCTGGTAGTTCTAATATATTACATTTACATGGTGAATTGTTAAAAGCTAGAAGTACTAAAAATGAACATGCAATTTATAACTGGAGTGATGACATAAATTTAGGTGATTTGTGTGAATATAATTCTCAATTACGCCCACACATTGTATGGTTTGGTGAAGATGTTCCTATGCTTGAAAAGGCTATTGAAATTACTAAAAAAGCTGATATTTTAGTTATTATTGGTACTTCTATGCAAGTTTACCCTGCAGCTAGTTTGATTAGTTACATTTCAATAAACACTCCTATTTATTTTATTGATCCGAAACCAGCTGTTAGTAAGAATGATTTTAACAACTTAACTATTATTAATGAAGTAGCTAGTACTGGTACTGAAAAGTTATTACGCTTTTTACTATAA
- a CDS encoding amidohydrolase produces the protein MKKIKLLISFFLISIIVFIFSKNDFKKAPPTLYFNANIITINNELPNANAMLVEDGIIKEIGDIKLFKNSTVKKINLKGATVMPGFIDVHTHFALSMFFEKMYDLSGFKHESNSDVWSYFESCVKNVTKNEWLVFKGLDPVLVPDLKTPTLKYLDQIAPNNPVVIFSQSLHSYWVNTKAFESVGINNTVKNHSKKSYYEKDSLGNLTGLIIEQEAFKPFIEKLKTEVLTPKLLSNSSKKVMKKYAKNGNTTIVSTGLTINDSKPLILMKHLSDKKPSLLGNFLTLIKQLPERIPTPRHFIYVRHDMAHILPKTKGEINDFYDIIGIKHWYDGSPYTGSMYMNDPYLISKLTTKKLHIPPNTKGKALINKEKLKQFIKTYHNKGWQIAIHTQGNAAITETVNVFDELKSELDYSNSRHRLEHCLMLPNSEILRIKKLQLLPSFHINHLLYYGEALNNDILGKKQTSKILAIKSTLNENIKSTLHADQPMFESNPFRLIQTAIERKTKEGNIIGINERINLLEAIKTLTINAAFQIHKEDKIGSLEKGKYADFIIVNKNPYTLKTNEIGEIKCIKTFINGNEVVY, from the coding sequence ATGAAAAAGATAAAACTACTCATTTCATTTTTTTTGATATCAATTATTGTTTTTATATTTTCAAAAAATGACTTTAAAAAAGCCCCACCTACTCTCTATTTTAATGCTAATATAATTACTATTAATAATGAACTACCAAATGCTAATGCTATGTTGGTTGAAGATGGAATTATAAAAGAAATTGGAGATATTAAGTTATTTAAAAACTCAACTGTAAAAAAAATAAATCTTAAAGGAGCAACGGTTATGCCTGGTTTTATAGATGTTCATACACATTTTGCTTTATCCATGTTTTTTGAAAAAATGTATGATTTATCAGGTTTTAAGCATGAGAGTAATTCTGATGTTTGGAGTTATTTTGAAAGCTGTGTAAAAAATGTTACTAAAAATGAATGGTTAGTTTTTAAAGGGTTAGATCCTGTTTTAGTTCCCGATTTAAAAACTCCTACTTTAAAATATTTAGATCAAATTGCACCTAATAACCCAGTAGTTATTTTTAGCCAAAGTTTACACAGTTATTGGGTTAATACAAAAGCTTTTGAAAGTGTTGGTATCAATAATACTGTTAAAAACCATTCGAAAAAAAGTTATTATGAAAAAGATTCTTTAGGTAATTTAACAGGTTTAATTATAGAACAAGAAGCTTTTAAACCGTTCATTGAGAAATTAAAAACTGAAGTGCTTACTCCTAAATTATTGAGTAATTCTTCTAAAAAAGTAATGAAAAAATATGCTAAAAATGGAAATACAACTATAGTTTCAACTGGATTAACAATTAATGATTCTAAACCATTAATTTTAATGAAACATCTATCTGATAAAAAACCTAGTTTGTTAGGTAATTTTTTAACCTTGATTAAACAACTTCCTGAAAGAATTCCAACTCCTCGACATTTTATATATGTACGCCATGATATGGCACATATTTTACCTAAAACAAAGGGAGAAATAAATGATTTTTATGATATCATTGGTATAAAACACTGGTATGATGGATCTCCATACACAGGTTCAATGTACATGAATGATCCTTATCTTATTTCAAAATTAACTACTAAAAAATTGCATATACCACCTAATACAAAGGGAAAAGCTCTTATTAATAAAGAAAAATTAAAACAGTTTATTAAAACATACCATAATAAAGGATGGCAAATAGCTATTCATACACAAGGTAATGCTGCAATAACTGAAACAGTTAATGTTTTTGATGAACTGAAAAGTGAGCTAGATTATAGTAATTCTAGACATCGTTTAGAACACTGTTTAATGTTACCTAATTCAGAGATATTAAGAATAAAAAAACTACAGTTACTCCCTAGCTTTCATATAAATCACTTATTGTACTATGGAGAAGCGTTGAATAATGATATTTTAGGAAAAAAACAAACAAGTAAAATATTAGCTATAAAATCTACACTTAATGAAAATATAAAAAGTACACTACATGCAGATCAACCAATGTTTGAAAGTAATCCTTTTAGATTGATCCAAACTGCAATTGAAAGAAAAACTAAAGAAGGTAATATAATTGGTATAAACGAGCGAATAAATTTATTAGAAGCAATTAAAACTTTAACTATAAATGCTGCTTTTCAAATACATAAAGAAGATAAAATTGGTTCTTTAGAAAAAGGAAAATACGCTGATTTTATTATTGTAAATAAAAACCCTTATACTTTAAAAACAAATGAAATTGGTGAAATTAAATGTATCAAAACTTTTATTAATGGTAATGAAGTTGTTTATTAA
- a CDS encoding DUF6495 family protein yields MKYSQLTKEQFESLHNEFARFLATQSIDVNEWNQIKKEKPKVAEDEMNVFSDVVWDDVLSKTEYLEHFSPRVLNLFKCEKENIHRIVVQITNKEINLLEQEGYEWLLKNTQSKEVEILEGTKGYNEERNTELFDLIQKGSSISKGELFEYFNKLITS; encoded by the coding sequence ATGAAGTATAGTCAATTAACAAAAGAACAGTTTGAAAGTTTGCATAATGAGTTTGCTAGATTTTTAGCAACGCAAAGTATAGATGTGAACGAATGGAATCAAATTAAGAAGGAAAAACCAAAAGTTGCTGAAGATGAAATGAATGTTTTTAGTGATGTTGTTTGGGATGATGTACTTAGTAAAACTGAATACTTAGAACATTTTTCTCCAAGAGTTTTAAACCTTTTTAAATGTGAAAAAGAAAATATTCATAGAATTGTTGTGCAAATAACTAATAAAGAAATAAATTTATTAGAACAAGAAGGGTATGAATGGTTACTAAAAAACACACAGAGTAAAGAGGTAGAAATTTTAGAAGGAACCAAAGGTTATAATGAAGAAAGAAATACTGAACTATTTGATTTAATACAGAAAGGGAGTTCTATTTCTAAAGGAGAGCTGTTTGAGTATTTTAATAAATTAATAACGAGTTAG